The following are encoded together in the Streptomyces rapamycinicus NRRL 5491 genome:
- the hemB gene encoding porphobilinogen synthase, which yields MRRMVAETRLHPAELILPAFIREGVTEPVPLQSMPGVVQHTRDTLRKAAAEAVAAGLGGIMLFGVPEESKKDAVGTPGTDPDGILQVAIRDVRAEVGDDLVIMSDLCLDEHTDHGHCGVLDAEGRIDNDATLERYAEMARAQADAGVHTVGPSGMMDGQVGVVREALDGAGHQDISILAYTAKYASAFYGPFREAVGSSLKGDRKTYQQDPANARESLRELELDLAEGADMVMVKPALPYLDILRQIADAVDVPVAAYQISGEYAMVEAAAANGWIDRDRAIMETLTSVRRAGAGMILTYWATEVAQRLNRGEQPGG from the coding sequence ATGCGGCGCATGGTCGCGGAGACCCGGCTGCACCCGGCCGAGCTGATCCTGCCCGCGTTCATCCGCGAGGGCGTGACTGAGCCGGTGCCGCTCCAGTCGATGCCGGGCGTGGTCCAGCACACCCGGGACACGCTGCGGAAGGCGGCGGCCGAGGCGGTCGCCGCGGGGCTCGGCGGGATCATGCTCTTCGGGGTGCCGGAGGAGTCCAAGAAGGACGCGGTCGGCACCCCCGGCACGGACCCGGACGGGATCCTCCAGGTGGCGATCCGCGATGTGCGCGCCGAGGTCGGCGACGACCTCGTGATCATGTCCGACCTCTGTCTGGACGAGCACACCGACCACGGCCACTGCGGGGTCCTGGACGCCGAGGGCCGGATCGACAACGACGCCACGCTGGAGCGGTACGCGGAGATGGCGCGCGCCCAGGCCGACGCGGGCGTCCACACGGTGGGCCCCAGCGGAATGATGGACGGGCAGGTCGGGGTGGTCCGCGAGGCACTGGACGGCGCCGGGCACCAGGACATCTCGATCCTCGCCTACACCGCGAAGTACGCCTCCGCCTTCTACGGCCCGTTCCGCGAGGCGGTGGGCTCCTCGCTGAAGGGCGACCGCAAGACCTACCAGCAGGACCCGGCCAACGCCCGCGAGTCGCTGCGCGAGCTGGAGCTGGACCTGGCCGAGGGCGCGGACATGGTCATGGTCAAGCCGGCCCTGCCGTACCTGGACATCCTGCGGCAGATCGCCGACGCCGTGGACGTGCCGGTGGCCGCGTACCAGATCTCCGGTGAGTACGCGATGGTCGAGGCGGCCGCGGCCAACGGCTGGATCGACCGCGACCGCGCCATCATGGAGACGCTGACCTCGGTGCGGCGCGCGGGCGCGGGAATGATCCTCACGTACTGGGCGACCGAGGTGGCCCAGCGGCTGAACCGCGGGGAGCAGCCCGGCGGCTGA
- a CDS encoding haloacid dehalogenase type II, with the protein MPPLHDVDTIVFDILGTLVDDTAGLRAALAELVPDPGRVDDLVTLWGRHISTEHRRIVDLERAYVPGAVLDREAAQVVVDATGLSDPAVVDTLVRAARQRPAWPDSADALARLGADHELIGLSNADVTALLRMNAAAGLRWHTALSTQAVGTYKPDPAVYQLAIDCAGGSPDRMLMVAAHAWDLRGAQAIGLRTAYLERPGGDPPAAGDRFDMHLGSLAELTGTPRP; encoded by the coding sequence CCCTGCACGACGTTGACACGATCGTCTTCGACATCCTGGGCACCCTCGTGGACGACACCGCGGGCCTGCGCGCCGCCCTGGCCGAGCTTGTCCCCGACCCCGGGCGGGTCGACGACCTGGTCACACTCTGGGGTCGCCACATCTCCACCGAGCACCGCCGGATCGTCGACCTCGAGCGGGCCTATGTGCCCGGCGCGGTGCTGGACCGCGAGGCCGCGCAGGTGGTCGTCGACGCCACGGGTCTGTCCGACCCGGCCGTCGTCGACACGCTGGTCCGCGCCGCCCGGCAGCGGCCCGCCTGGCCGGACTCCGCGGACGCGCTGGCCCGGCTCGGCGCCGACCACGAGCTGATCGGCCTGTCCAACGCGGATGTGACGGCACTGCTGCGGATGAACGCGGCCGCCGGTCTGCGCTGGCACACTGCGCTGTCCACACAGGCCGTCGGCACCTACAAGCCCGACCCGGCCGTGTACCAACTGGCGATCGACTGCGCGGGCGGGTCCCCGGACCGGATGCTGATGGTTGCCGCGCACGCCTGGGACCTGCGCGGCGCGCAGGCGATCGGCCTGCGTACCGCCTACCTCGAGCGGCCCGGCGGCGACCCGCCCGCCGCCGGGGACCGGTTCGACATGCACCTGGGCTCGCTCGCCGAGCTGACTGGCACCCCGCGCCCCTGA
- a CDS encoding LysR substrate-binding domain-containing protein: protein MTGAPNLGAVDWSLLTVSFGAITAIGLITKRAGHTTGDFFLAGRSMPNPGPPPRRPGPEPGATHGAWAGAGGPRPGAAASARQGWVDVELGVLGPLDPEIRSRPLTRMTMAGIARGGHPLFDGRIDARRYAAADHIGISRHGKRLGPIDSALAERGLRRRIAVVVPSHTSAMMLARDTDLVALTLGDWLPDATSALGLRTFAIPSTWHPSTSPWPGTPATRPTRGTAGSATTWRPPSSPRRPRTQADQARETAAPGEPQARRRRLQVSRRAAPRGSAAGPPRSPST, encoded by the coding sequence ATGACCGGCGCCCCGAATCTCGGAGCCGTCGACTGGTCCCTGCTCACCGTCTCCTTCGGCGCGATCACCGCCATCGGCCTGATCACCAAGCGGGCCGGCCACACCACCGGTGACTTCTTCCTCGCCGGGCGCTCAATGCCCAACCCTGGGCCCCCGCCCCGCCGGCCGGGGCCGGAGCCGGGGGCCACGCACGGGGCTTGGGCCGGGGCTGGGGGGCCGCGGCCGGGAGCCGCGGCCTCGGCGCGGCAGGGGTGGGTGGACGTCGAACTGGGCGTCCTCGGACCCCTGGACCCGGAGATCCGAAGCCGACCGCTCACCCGGATGACGATGGCCGGCATCGCCCGCGGCGGTCATCCCCTCTTCGACGGGCGGATCGACGCCCGCCGTTACGCCGCCGCCGACCACATCGGTATCTCCCGGCACGGCAAGCGCCTCGGCCCCATTGACAGCGCACTCGCCGAACGCGGACTGCGGCGCCGGATCGCGGTCGTCGTACCCAGCCACACGAGCGCGATGATGCTCGCCCGGGACACCGACCTCGTCGCACTCACCCTGGGCGACTGGCTCCCCGACGCCACCTCGGCCCTGGGGCTGCGCACCTTCGCCATCCCCTCGACCTGGCACCCGTCGACCTCGCCATGGCCTGGCACCCCCGCAACTCGGCCGACCCGGGGCACCGCTGGTTCCGCGACCACCTGGCGGCCACCGTCCTCGCCCCGTCGGCCACGGACCCAGGCCGATCAGGCACGGGAGACGGCCGCGCCGGGTGAGCCTCAGGCACGGCGGCGACGACTCCAGGTCAGCCGCCGGGCTGCTCCCCGCGGTTCAGCCGCTGGGCCACCTCGGTCGCCCAGTACGTGA
- a CDS encoding nucleoside/nucleotide kinase family protein, with the protein MTPQQLLERAQRLADAGGRRLLGIAGPPGAGKTTLAAYLVDALGADRAALVPMDGFHLADAELRRLGLISRKGAPETFDPYGYTALLRRLRAPRTGEVVYAPGFDRELEQPVAGSIPVAPEIPLVITEGNYLLLDEAPWLPVRELLDETWWVDLDTEERVRRLIDRHERFGKPREEAERFVLSSDEANARLVAPGRAAADFVVGDR; encoded by the coding sequence ATGACTCCCCAGCAACTCCTTGAGCGTGCCCAGCGCCTGGCCGACGCAGGCGGCCGCCGCCTGCTCGGCATCGCCGGACCGCCCGGGGCCGGTAAGACCACCCTCGCCGCGTACCTGGTCGACGCCCTCGGCGCCGACCGGGCCGCCCTGGTGCCGATGGACGGCTTCCACCTCGCCGACGCCGAACTGCGCCGACTCGGCCTGATCAGCCGCAAGGGCGCACCGGAGACCTTCGACCCGTACGGCTACACCGCACTGCTGCGGCGGCTGCGGGCGCCGCGCACCGGGGAGGTCGTCTACGCGCCGGGGTTCGACCGCGAGCTCGAGCAGCCGGTCGCGGGCTCCATCCCGGTAGCGCCGGAGATCCCGCTGGTGATCACCGAGGGGAACTACCTGCTGCTCGACGAGGCGCCCTGGCTCCCGGTCCGCGAACTGCTGGACGAGACCTGGTGGGTCGACCTGGACACCGAGGAGCGGGTGCGCCGGCTGATCGACCGCCATGAGCGGTTCGGCAAGCCGCGCGAGGAGGCCGAGCGCTTCGTCCTCAGCTCCGACGAGGCCAACGCCCGGCTGGTCGCCCCCGGGCGGGCGGCCGCCGACTTCGTGGTCGGGGACCGATGA